The genomic stretch AAGATGTGCTCATCAGTTTCTGCTTTTTTGCCCCTCATTTTGTACTTTTCAGGGACAGTAAAGGTttgggaccccaggcagaaggaTTTGCCTGTTGCTAACATGGAGCCAGTCGAAGGGGAACCCAGGAGAGACTGCTGGACGGTGGCTTTTGGTATGCAGATGAATATGTAGTGTAATTTTGCACGGTGTGATCTATAGCTTACTCTACGCTGAGTTGCACTTTGATCTCCTTTCTACCTCTCGTCCAGGCCACGCCTTCAATGATCAGgatcggtgtgtgtgtgctggctaTGACAATGGGGATATCAAGCTCTTTGATCTCCGAAACATGTCCCTGCGATGGGAAAAGAACATAAAAAATGGGGTAAGCCGTCCTGATTGTGTACCACACTGTGCCTAGTGCATAGTCAGTCTATAGGAGGCTGTATACTTCAGAGAAAATTCACGGAATCATGTTAGCAATATGACATTGTATGACGTGTAATCGCTGCGGTGATCACCATTTCGGCACGCCACCTGTGCGTGGTCCCTGAGGTGAACGTTTATGTTTGTTCTGATCCCGCCCACTGTGTACGATTGGCTGACATAAATGTGACACCGCGAGGTTGGTCAGCAGGACAAGTTTTGCAGTTACCAGCATGCTTTTCAGCACACCCTGGGCATCTGTAAATAGTGTATAAAATTAATatgtgtattttatatatttgtgtTAAAGGTCAATATCATAACCGTATAATATTTGCGTGGAATATGTGTTTTTCGTTAGCATGTAAGCGTGAGTGTAAATTGTCGGTTCTCCTGTCTGTCATTGTTAGCATGTTAATAACGAGAGCAACTTCCATTTTAAAAGAACTGCCATATCCATTATTAAAGTGACTCGCTCACTTGCCCCAATCCGTTTATTTGTACTCTCTCTATGTTGGTCTGCTGCATCGAAAACATTCTGCACCCTCTAGGAACGTGGCGTGACAGACAGAACAAGGTGGTGGCGTTAAATGCGTCTGATTGCGTTGACGCGCTTGATTTCATTTTGTATGGATGTCGTTTGAGGTGTGCAGTCAGTGTAACGTTTTAAGGGGGAGGAGCACAGTTTCCGCCCACCTCCGCTGTTGGGGGTTCGGATCCTgcttctgctgtgtgtgtagaatttgcatgttcttcctgtattGTGCATTTGTGTCCTTTTGAGTACCCTGGTTCCTTGCACAGATGGgtgaattggtgtctttaaaatcacccatacaATGTGTGGGTGAGGAACCGGCctgccatccagggtgtccctctgtCGTCTACCCTTCTGGTTCCTCTGTGACCCAGCATTGGATACTTTTGTTTTAGTATAAGAAATGTGAGAAAGCACAAGCTCTTAAATATCTGAACTAGTTTAATGCACATCATTCCGAGATGATGAATGTTTATTTGCTTTAAACTGAAAAAAGTAAGGGCACTTTATTCCGTGTCTCATGTCAGTTTTTGTGATGTCGTTGGTCTGCAGGTATGCTGCGTGGAATTTGACCGGAAAGACATCAGCATGAACAAACTGGTGGCTACATCGCTGGAGGGCAACTTTCACGTATTCGACATGCGAACCCAGCACCCGACCAAAGGCTTTGCATCGGTTTCAGAAAAGGTAACCGTGGAAACAGTCTGGCCTCCACCCTGTGGCCCTGAAATGGGCATTTTGTTACAGGCGTCTGTTACAGCTCCATCCACACAGCCTGGCTTTTGTGAACCTGATCTGATTCCAGCTAAGTGAAGCGTGCTAATCTACTAGGAACCTTTTTAATATGACTTTTATGCCTGGAATGTGCATCAAAGGCTGTTTTCGCCATTTCATAACACGCACAAAGCTCCCTTTTAAGAGAATTCTTAGCGGTCCTGTTTGAGTTATGGAGTGATGCCCTTGGGTTAATGGCCGTGCGCACTGTAGGGAAAGCAGCTCCTCTTCCGCGCTCATTTTGTGGATGTATGATCTTGGGAATCAGCCTTTGCGGATTCTGGGGACTCCCACAGAATGGCGTTTATCCTGTTTTTGACTGTTTGACTGGGCCTTCCAGTCACTCAAGGCAAAGGCTGCAGCGTAGATTGGTTTGCAGTTTTTTTCCATCCTGGTGAGAGCTTCAGaagatgtgctgtgtgtgtgacttaTATGAAGCATGTTTAATAATGACATGTACAACACTAGGCTAGTTGCCCCGACCTTTTCCTCTTTCTAAGGCTTTTCATGCAGGAGTTTGGGAACGCTGCTCAAAATTACTTTTCGACATTTTACGCGAGATCTGagtcttatttttgttttatataattttagaggctccagtttccccccacagtccaaaaacatgctgaggctaattggagttactaaattgcccgtaggtgtgagtgtgccctgcgatgggctggccccccatgctgggttgttccctgcctcatgcccattgcttccgggataggctccggaccccccgcgacccagtaggataagtggtttggaaaaaggatggatggataattttaaAGTGGGGGAAAAAGAAGGAGCCAAAAATCTGGGCACCCCAGGAGATCTGAGCTCTCAGATAACTTTTACCAAGGTCTCACCTTAATTAGCTTGTTAGGGCCATGACTTTGTCATAATCATTGTTAGGAAAGGCCCGGCGACGCAAATATCAAAGCTTTATATGTACCCTGGCTCCTCAAACCATCTCCCAAAAACCAGCAGCCATGGACTCCTCTAAGCAGCTGCCTAGCACTCTGAAAATTAAGATAATTGATGGCCACAAAGCAGGAGAAGGCTATAAGAAGATAACAGCTACCTGAAAATGCACTGCTTTCGGTGATTTAATTAAGAAATGGCAGTTAACTGGAACGTTGGAGGTCAAGTTGAGGGCTGAAGGACCAAGAGAACTGCTCATAGCGTTGCTAGAAGGGCAGCTCAAAATGTCCGCTTAATGTCCGACCTTCAGGAAGATTTAGCAGGTGGTGGTACACTGTTCTACTGTAACAACACCTGCCAAATATGACCTTCATGGAAGGTCaagcctgattttttttggaaatCAGTCCTGTGGACTGAGGTAGTTTTAAAATAGAACTTTTTGACCACAAAGCGCACAGGTATGTTTGGAGAAATGAAGAGAACAGCTCTCCAACTGTTACGCCAGGGGGAGGATCGATCATGCTTTGGGCTTGTGTTGCAGCCAGGGGCACGGGGAACATTTCACTGCTAGAGGGAAGAATGGATTCAATTAAATACCAGCATTTTCTAGAAGCAAACATCACACCATCTGTAAAAAAACTGAAGAATATAGGATGGCATCTCCAATAAGATGATGATCCTAAAGGCACCTCAGAATGCACAGTGGGCCACCTCTAGAGGTGCAAGGCCACGAATGACCTTCAGTCGCTGGACCTAAACATCATCAAAAATCTGTGGGTAGACCTCAGAAGAGCAGAGCATGCAGGACGACCCAGGAATCTCCCAGGGCGGCTTTTTacaaggagcaatggatgagaATCCCCATACAACTGGAAGGCTCTTAGCTGGCTACAAGAAGCATTCACTTTTGCTTTGGGGCCTTTGCTTTTTTTGATATTTTGAAATTGCAACAgatggaaataaaatgtaatattgctTAAAATATTACAGAAATGCGTCTTTAACTTAAAATCGGGTAATCTTAGCTATTCATGCTAACAAATTTTGACCAGAGGTGCTTGCACTTTTACATGCCAATTTTGTATGCTAGGATATGCCACGAATTTCTAAATGGGCAATACGTGTAGTAAACCGTTTAAAAGCCAGTGGCTGGAACTAAGTTCCTGACAGCAAATCTTCTCCTTTTTCAGGCCCACAAATCCACAGTGTGGCAGGTGAGACACTTGCCACAAAACAGAGACGTCTTCATGACCACAGGTGGAGCAGGAAACCTACATCTGTGGAAGTAGTAAGTTCATGTCTTTTCCTACATGATGTCTCCTGCTGTAGCTGGGTAACCGGTACCTATGCATGAGGCTTGTGAAGAGCATCGTAGTTGACCTTGTCAACCACATATTTGTGCAAAATGGCTTGAAGTGCAGGTGCTAGATAGATGAGGTTACATGTCATATAGTGGTCCTCTGATTCTGTTCCAGCGAGTATCCAGCTCAGAGGAGCAGGAAGGACGCTGAGGATGTGGACATGGGGGTGGCCGGCTCCCTGAACCTGCTGCAGAACGTCACCTTGTCCACACAACCCATCGCCAGCCTGGACTGGAGCCCCGACAAGCAGGGCCTGTGCGTCTGCTCGGCTTTTGACCAGGCCGTCCGCATCCTCATCGTCACCAAACTCAACCGCGTGTGAAGGGCACCTCGTTTTCCCGGCCACGTCCTCAGGGGGTCTGACTTACTGAAGGTGTCCCCTGTTCAGGAGCCTCTCGTTCTAAGGAACAGAGCAAGATCTGCCCTCTTTGTTTCGGTTTCATTCTCACtctggttttattttttataaatttaCCCTGTATAACTTCTTTCTGCTGTCTTTGGTCGAATCACAGTCTGATGCAAGATAGAACTGCTACTAACGAACTTCAGTTTTAATTACATCCATACATGGAAATATTCAGAAGCCTGATATGTCACTTTCCAAGTATTCAGGCAACAAAACCTAGGATATTCAAAAGAATGTTCTTCGGTAGAGAGAAAGCAAACATGCATTAAAGAAATGTGTAAATTTAAATGCCAGCATGATAGGATGTAATTACATTATTAAATTCACACACAAATCTCTTTCGAGAAAATAAGTTTGCCCTTAAGCAGAGATTATATCCATTAAACAGGTTATATCCAgcatttaaaactgaaaaagtCCTGCAGATCTTTATCTTCAACTGATTTATCATGGATTCCAGCATACACAGTCTTCAAGAGATTTGTTTTGAATTTCCCTTCAAGGATATCGATGTATTTTTCCAGACCACCTATAGAAACGAAAGGTGAATGTTAGACATACAGGATGTACAGCACTTGTCAAAAGGCTGGACACATCTACCCATacaaaggtttatttgtacttttCTCGTCATTTCCGAATAATCATAGATCACAGCTATAAACCAATATATATGGATTATTATGCACTGAtcaaaaaagtattaaatatttattgaGGGAGCAACTCTGTGGGTTGGgtctcagaaggttgctggtttaaatcccatggttggcagagcgatgccaccattgggcccctgagtgagacccttaaccccagttgctccatgGACTGGCTGAACCTGCTTTTTCCTCTacgccagtttcatgaggtggcctcttgtgatgcttttccagctgccttcactctctggtcaaactcctccaaaaccatttctgttgtatttaggtcaggtggccaggttaCGTGATGTCACACTATCACTCTATTTCATATGCAacttggtgtgtccaaacttttgatggGTAGTGCGCAGTTAAAGATTGTTAGTAATGGCTCAATAAATGTTAATTATGTTGACTTGGACATATCTGATGACCATTTGAGGGACTTTGTATTCCCCCCAAGAAGCAGAACATACCGAGACCCATGACCTTCCCGTAGGCAATTAGATTGGGGCCCAGCTGCGGGTGATCAAACTGCTCCTCCTTCATGAGGATGCGGACGATTTCTCCCGTTATGAAGGCATCGTCGAAGTTCTGCTCACTGATGGGCCTGAGCGGGAACTTGCAGTAAACATCCACGGCAGCCAGGGGGTCAGACTTAACCAGCAAATCGGCAAGCTCGATGTAAGCATCGTGGACCTGCAGTGGAAGGTCAGTGTGACAGTTGCCCGTTACTCTCTATTTagcccagtggttctcaaactctgtcctgaggacccactgccctgcttgttttcctgctatccctgccccccacacacaagtcccagctgtctttcagcttctgatggactgaacacacctgatccaggtaatcagcagtgtgtagggcagggatagctgggaaacaagcagggctgtggggtccgaggaccgagtttgagaaccactgatttaGGGCAAACAAAAGAATTCCTCGATGCGTGTTACACTGGCCTCTGGTGCCATGGCGATGACCTCTTGGTAGAGTGTGCATGCCTTCTCCATGGTGTTGGCTGAGCGGGAGAGGGCCCGAGCCAGGCCTAGGCGCGGGACGTGGGACCAGCAGTTGCGCATCATGGACTCTGCACTACTAATGTGATCCAGTGCAAGCTCCCCAGCCTTTGgagctgacacacacacatggggaCAAAGATGTTTACAAGTCAGTGCTAAGGTGGAGCCTTTTTCAGAAGCTTGAGTTATAACCAGTGGTGGACATTTTAGGTCCAAGatgtaaaagtccagaccaagattttgtttcaaccaaccagctgagtataaagagtcacagtcacaaagtactcagatggttggttgaaacaaaatcctgctgtggatttttactttctggatctgaaatgtCCACCACTACCTTTAacacagcttttttttttcactaaCTTAGCTGCATAAGTTTATATCCTGCAGACCCTCGACCTGAGAGAGGTGGGGGGTGCTGTAGGCTTTCACCCAGATGGTGAGTGGCTGGGGCTGCTGATTGGCTCAGCGGTCACAtgtctgggcccttgagcaaggcccttaacccccagttccaGGGGCCCCAcgttggctgaccctgtgctctgacccacaagctatggagagcaaggtgGGTAGGCGACGAGAcgaattccaatgtacctgcatTCATACTTAAATGGCCTATGGTCAATAAATGATTTGTCATTATGATACCGTCATTAACCTTGAGGCTCGAGCTGTTCCTCAGATGACTGGCAGGCTGGTTTGGGAGCCATGGGCGTAGGCTTGGATTTTGAGGTTGTTTTGCATGGCGTCCTTGGGCACTTTGGCTTGGCTCCAGTGCACCCTCTGCTGGACAACAGTAAGACTAAAAATGAGACTGCTGTAGTGCGGTTACTTTGTAGATAAATTTAATGAACGTGCAGTGTAATACTCATTTCCACTCTCCCGAGTCAGTAAATACCAGTGCTGGGCAGAGTGCCAAGTTTTACCCATGATTTACTGTAGTGTCTCAGGTTAACGGTTGTGCTCAAAGTTGCTACAACTAGCCTTGGACTTGAAAGTCCATGTCATTATTTACTATGAAAACTTCTGGGGCAAAGCAAGGTTCAACTAAGGCCATGATGAAGGCAAAGTCAGAGCACCTTGCCACAGGTGGGGTAGGTTTGGCTGACGGGGAAGCTGGTTTTTCAGTTCTTCGGCTGGGTGTAGCTGCAGCACACCCTCTGCCTGGCATCCTGGCACGGCTGAGCCCCTCTCCAGCAGCCCTCGCTCCTGAGCCATGGTGAGCACCCCCCAGTGGAGAGGCTGTCTGGTTGGCAGACATCTCCATCTCCTTTTTCGCCTGATGATCCTGCCACCACTTCTGAGCTGAAGGAGAAAAGGAATAAAAAATCCATACAAATCAACTTGAAGCAGATAAATGCAGTGTGCCATTATCtgctgtattattgttgcatcaGACTGGCGAAGTGCAACATTGCATTAGGCcctttgctgcctgggatatgctCCAAGTTGCCCATGTGACCCTGGTCAGGATAAACGGTTGAGAGATGGATGGTTGTCACCACAAGGTGCATTTTGGGATGGGAATTTTTTTGTTGCTACAATCTGAGGTACCCATGGACTCGTTTCTGTACGGTGAAATTACTCGCCCCTGCAAGGCAATGCCAGAAGTTTCAGCAGGAGTTTGCAGCGCTCAGGGATGGGAAGATGCGGGGAATTCTCCCTGCTCACCGGCCAGCTGCCTGGGTGTGGGTCCAGACTGGATGGCGTCCTCCAGCTCGATGCTGGCCTGGAAGCTGAGGAGGCAGTCAGCCAGGGAGCCGCGCACGCTCTCTGAGTCCGGCTCATGGTCGTACCGGGCGAGCTGAACTTGACCGAGCAGGCAGAGGGCGTGGCTGCTGCGGGGCGTGGCCACCACTCCAATCTGGCACACCTGGCCAATCGGAGAAGGCATAGAGAAAAATCCAGATCTTTGTGTAAATGTTCTCATTATTCAGATTTGAcagtattttatatttaaaaaatttaccTTTTCCATCTATTCATATTTATTAGGGTTTGTTACCTTTGCCCCTGAATCATAAAGGCGGAGGGTGTGGAGTAAGAGTGTAAAGTCACCTTCTCCTGCAAGTCGAGGAGttcccagcagggggcgatggTGGCGAGCCGAATAAGGGAATTCAGGGCCTGGCACCTCCTGGCCACCCAGGCCTCCCTGCCAGGAACCTGGGCCTGAATGAGGGCCTGGAGCAGGGCGTAGTGGGCGTATAGCAGCGCCCAGTCCATCTGCCGCGCCACCTCTCCCCGACACATGCACCCACACAGACCGCGCGCGGCCAAAACCGCCGTGCTTCAGGAAAGAGGACCATGACTGATCATTTTCTCCTGACACTCAACATGGTCTGTCTCGATTTAAACGTGGTAAATGTGCGTGAGGTTCTCGCTGTTACTTGGAATGCACCAGAAACGCCGCCAAGCGTCACTTTTGGAGACACTTACGCGTGAAAGACCTGATCTGGGCTCATGGCATTCCCAGGACGTTTACAGTCCTTCAGCAAAGTCCCCAGACTGAGGCAGCCTTGGAGGAACTGTGTGTTTCTTAGAGACAGCAGGTCCGCTGTGTCCTGCTTGTCAGCACtggtgaatgggggggggggggggggggggaaccttcAAAAACGTTATTCTGAGAATCCTGGTCTGCAACTTCACGATATTTAATCGTACCTGATGATTTGCATGCACACTAATTTCTGTCACGGTTGCTTGGGCTTTAAAGTAGACTGATCACAGcaacctgtcccccccccccaacctaccTGGCCAGGCCTTCTGGGTTGCAGCTCAGGCTGATGAAATGCTCCAGGCCTTGCTGGAGATACAGTGCTGCCACTACCTTGCTCTCTGGATCCCTGTCTTGCTCTAGCATAGCCAGACCTGTGTAGAACCTATCAGACCAGAGGCACAGGGTGCCGGCAATGTGCTCCGGAATGACAAAGGATGCAGCAGAATCCTGACCGATCCAAACATGCAAGATAGTAGCTGTTCATAAACATGTCTCTTGCCGTTATACCCTTGATCTAAGTACTCTAAAGTCATTCAGCTGACACAGCCAGCTGTGCAGATGGGTAAGGTGTTTAACTCTCTCCTCAGTGCCATCACACATGAGCAAACGATAGGAGCAAGGTAGCCAAGGGCAGAGAGGTCACAGGTGTGTGCTGAGGGGAGTACCTGAGGGGGGCGTGCGAGGGCCGCAGGGCCAGGCCTGTACAGAGATGCTGCAGAGCCTCGCGGGCTTGACCCCGTAGGAGCAGCAAGCGCCCCGCGTGCAGGTTGAGCTCCCAGTCATCGGGGCTTAGGGACCAGGCATCCAGGAACTTCAGCAGGGCCTGCTGCAGAGGTCTCTCCGCACCCAGGCTGCCGGCTCTGGCTCCGCCTCCCTGGGGCAGCAGCACGCAGTCAGGCTGCTGATCATAGCTGCTTTTACAGCAGTGAGGAGGACTGCTGCAGTAAGGGGCTCGTCTGCTAATTCCTATATCCACTAATACTGGTCAACaggtttttttcttaatttttgtcACACAAATAGATGTATTTTGTGCCGAATTCTAGTATCTAATCAGAATTCACACAAAGATTTCGAgtgacacacaattaaatatttatatatatatatatatatatatatatatatatatatatatatatatatatatatatatatatatatatatatatataaataaaatgagtgAGTTCCTCTTGGTACCGTTTTTCCATATCATACAGAGAACAGGATCCTCTCTCAACATGTCAGCGTGTTACAGAAGGTAAACTCTGGCAAAACAGACCTGCAGTACTTTGTGACCCTTCTTCACAAACAGAAATAAGTAAATAATGAATTAATTGAACTTTAATATACCCATACATTCTTAATAAGGAACTATGGGTGACAGCATAATTCTGAGTGTATATCTGAAATCATAGTACATAAACACTGCTTAGTTATTCTATGACAAATTCTTTGTTGACCAATTAACAAACTCATGtctctgcagaaaaaaaaaattgctggtGTTTTTTCCTTAAAAGTAATCAAATCTCTGAATAATGCAAATGTGATGAACTTATCTAGAAGTGGGTTTGAAAAAAATCATGGTTTTATGTTAGATTTGTGTCATTTGTTATTTCATTGAGAAATGCCATTGCCATCGCTCTGCTTCCCAGACAGCAGcagaaccgccccccccccccccccccccctggaccAGCCAAGTCGCCACATAGGCGGTCACCCCCCATCTGAGCGCTCTTCTGTCTGAAGGTCACCACCCGGGACCCTTTGAAACCTCAGAGGCACTGAGCTGgcaggggacgggggggggcacctttCCTGCTCTCTTTGACAGCCAGATGAAAAGGGTCTGGATGTAATCGGCTTTGGCCGGCAGGCCCTGCTCCCTCAGCTGCCGGTACTCTGCGTCCAGGGCTTTCAGCTGCTCCTCCAGGGTGGGCCCGCTGGAGAAGCCGTGGAGCTTGCAGATGGCCAGGACCTCGTCCTCCTTCCCTGCCACCTGGGCACCATCCAGGTCCTGGGCATCTCCTTCAGCCTGCTAGAGAAGCAGACCGTCCCAAGTACAACATCATAGGGATCAGACAGGCACGAATTACTACATTTACTGCGCAGTCAGCATCAGGCCccttgggggtggtgggggtcaGGGGGATGTTTTTCCAGACTGGGAAGTTTGTGGAAAGGTTGCATGGGGGGGCTTCCTCAGCTTTGGAGCGGATGTGGAGAGAATGCTAGTTTGGTTCCCGCCAGTGGAAGTCTGGATCCCTTCAGAGCCAAGCAGACAATAAGAGGCAAAGTCGGGAATCCATGCTTGGGGAGAAGATGAGGTCACAAACCCGACTACGGGTCATGGACAGTTGGCGTTCTGCCTTTACTGCTGCCCAGGGGTCATTGTCTCACCCCCTCTTTCCAGGATGGATCCCAGTTGCAGCAGCTCTgaaagcctgccccccccccccccccccccccccccacccccacccctcct from Brienomyrus brachyistius isolate T26 chromosome 3, BBRACH_0.4, whole genome shotgun sequence encodes the following:
- the dnaaf10 gene encoding dynein axonemal assembly factor 10 — protein: MSTPSEKPQIISHIHKSLNYTVFDSKWIPCSAKFVCMGNFARGTGVMQIYEVERGEVHLVKEIEKAKPIKCGTFGATSLQQRHIATGDFDGNLHIWNLEAADVPVYSVKAHKEIVNCIDGVGGLGIGDGAPEIVTGSRDGTVKVWDPRQKDLPVANMEPVEGEPRRDCWTVAFGHAFNDQDRCVCAGYDNGDIKLFDLRNMSLRWEKNIKNGVCCVEFDRKDISMNKLVATSLEGNFHVFDMRTQHPTKGFASVSEKAHKSTVWQVRHLPQNRDVFMTTGGAGNLHLWKYEYPAQRSRKDAEDVDMGVAGSLNLLQNVTLSTQPIASLDWSPDKQGLCVCSAFDQAVRILIVTKLNRV